One stretch of Streptomyces sp. NBC_01363 DNA includes these proteins:
- a CDS encoding alpha/beta fold hydrolase, whose product MLLDFTHDHGGERLSGVYGGEPSGTTAVLLHGAGSGSKERLLPLVREFVAHGCRTIAFDFSGHGESTGRLGELSLRRRFEQAVAVIEAYAGADGPLVLVGFSMSGQTVADLARHYDDRVAAMGLCAPAVYAAEAWDEPFGDGNGRFSGIIRRPDSWREAPALDTLRAYESRAVLAVPGTDAVIPPAVTEAVQEALAARAQYTRLDLPDASHQLGLWLGDHGDDRREFVAAVLTGLDNRGWTATRAWVAKQIGPGRSVADSRLLAGGWSSQMRRLTLDDGTDLVQRTFVKPFFRHHGPGLLNREASVLALLAEQDSIPAPGLVAVDATTEHCDHPTLLMSALPGRVRVDGDDLDRRLDLLAAQLVRVHGVVPAERPRPYQAWTSAERVRAPDGPLWERAVDVIRRDPPPYEGRFLHRDFHPGNVLFTGTGPELRITGVVDWVETSWGPADLDVAHCSTALALLHGPAYGLDFRDRYEAQGGHGLATGPDHLYWRLLDALHYCPDAAKLAGPWRELGRDDLTPEVLGERLEAYVDGLLRRYA is encoded by the coding sequence ATGCTCCTCGACTTCACCCATGACCACGGCGGCGAACGGCTCAGCGGTGTGTACGGCGGTGAGCCGTCCGGGACCACCGCCGTGTTGCTGCACGGCGCGGGCTCCGGCAGCAAGGAGCGACTGCTGCCGCTGGTACGGGAGTTCGTGGCCCACGGCTGCCGCACGATCGCCTTCGACTTCTCCGGGCACGGCGAAAGCACCGGGAGGCTCGGTGAGCTGAGCCTACGGCGACGGTTCGAGCAGGCCGTGGCGGTGATCGAGGCGTACGCGGGGGCGGACGGGCCGCTGGTCCTGGTGGGGTTCAGCATGAGCGGGCAGACGGTGGCCGATCTCGCCCGGCACTACGATGACCGCGTGGCGGCGATGGGACTGTGCGCGCCCGCCGTGTACGCCGCCGAGGCGTGGGACGAGCCCTTCGGGGACGGGAACGGCCGGTTCAGCGGAATCATCCGGCGGCCGGACAGCTGGCGGGAGGCACCCGCGCTCGACACGCTGCGGGCGTACGAGAGCCGGGCCGTGCTCGCCGTGCCGGGCACGGACGCGGTGATCCCGCCGGCTGTGACCGAGGCCGTACAGGAAGCGCTGGCCGCGCGCGCCCAGTACACACGGCTCGACCTGCCGGACGCATCGCACCAACTGGGCCTGTGGCTCGGTGACCACGGCGACGACCGGCGGGAGTTCGTGGCGGCGGTGCTGACCGGGCTCGACAACCGGGGCTGGACGGCGACACGCGCGTGGGTGGCCAAGCAGATCGGCCCCGGCCGCTCGGTCGCCGACTCCCGTCTCCTGGCCGGCGGCTGGAGCTCCCAGATGCGCCGGCTCACCCTCGACGACGGCACGGACCTGGTGCAACGCACCTTCGTGAAGCCCTTCTTCCGCCACCACGGGCCCGGGCTGCTGAACCGCGAGGCGTCCGTCCTGGCGCTGCTCGCCGAACAGGACTCCATCCCCGCGCCCGGCCTCGTCGCCGTGGACGCCACCACCGAACACTGCGACCACCCGACCCTGTTGATGTCCGCGCTGCCGGGTCGCGTCCGCGTCGACGGGGACGACCTCGACCGGCGCCTGGACCTGCTCGCGGCCCAACTCGTCCGCGTCCACGGCGTCGTACCGGCCGAAAGGCCGCGCCCCTACCAGGCATGGACGTCCGCGGAACGCGTCCGCGCCCCGGACGGACCCCTGTGGGAGCGGGCCGTGGACGTAATCCGCCGCGACCCGCCGCCGTACGAAGGCCGCTTCCTGCACCGCGACTTCCACCCCGGGAACGTGCTCTTCACGGGAACCGGGCCCGAGCTGCGGATCACCGGTGTCGTGGACTGGGTCGAGACCTCGTGGGGCCCTGCCGACCTGGACGTGGCGCACTGCTCGACCGCGCTCGCCCTGCTGCACGGACCGGCGTACGGGCTGGACTTCCGCGACCGGTACGAGGCACAGGGCGGCCACGGCCTCGCCACCGGCCCCGACCACCTGTACTGGCGGCTGCTCGACGCCCTGCACTACTGCCCCGACGCGGCGAAACTGGCCGGACCTTGGCGCGAGCTGGGGCGGGACGATCTGACGCCCGAGGTACTGGGGGAACGGCTGGAGGCGTACGTGGACGGACTGCTGCGCCGGTACGCCTGA
- a CDS encoding urea transporter, giving the protein MPAAEQAVRIRGRVFPRGRAVPRTGAAQLRGIAQVVLVGSPWSGLLFAVALFVGGWRLGVFGLLGTIASTGAAVLLGADRKGVEQGLQGYCGCLTGIALVIRLGASWRTAVLVVLAAAVCAVLSGAVGRLLTPLGLPVLTAPYCLVVSALTVALSTGPVTVGATARVPGFTELTAAEAGRALCANIGQIFFLDTWYAGLIVLAGLFVASRTVALAAVGASAVALVTACAAGLPAASITDGLYGYNAVLCAIALGAVFLTPTAWTAGYAVLAAVASVPFAAAWEAFAQSFGTTPFTWPFTVTTWLFLAAGPALDRPGLSFGHAPSRKQT; this is encoded by the coding sequence GTGCCCGCAGCAGAACAGGCGGTGCGGATACGGGGCCGGGTATTTCCCCGGGGCCGGGCGGTTCCACGGACCGGGGCGGCGCAGTTGCGCGGCATCGCGCAGGTGGTGCTTGTCGGCAGTCCGTGGTCCGGGCTGCTGTTCGCGGTCGCGCTGTTCGTCGGCGGGTGGCGGCTCGGGGTGTTCGGGCTGCTCGGGACCATCGCGTCCACCGGGGCGGCGGTTCTGCTCGGGGCCGACCGGAAGGGCGTGGAGCAGGGGCTTCAGGGCTACTGCGGGTGCCTGACCGGCATCGCCCTGGTGATCCGGCTCGGCGCCTCGTGGCGGACGGCCGTGCTGGTCGTGCTCGCGGCGGCGGTCTGCGCCGTGCTGAGCGGGGCGGTGGGCCGCCTGCTCACCCCCCTCGGGCTGCCCGTGCTCACGGCCCCCTACTGTCTGGTCGTCAGCGCCCTGACGGTCGCCCTGTCGACGGGCCCGGTCACCGTCGGCGCGACCGCGCGTGTGCCGGGGTTCACTGAGCTGACGGCCGCCGAAGCGGGGCGGGCGCTCTGCGCCAACATCGGTCAGATCTTCTTCCTCGACACGTGGTACGCGGGCCTGATCGTGCTCGCCGGGCTCTTTGTCGCCTCCCGGACCGTGGCGCTCGCGGCGGTGGGGGCCAGCGCCGTGGCGCTCGTGACAGCCTGCGCGGCCGGGCTGCCCGCAGCCTCGATCACCGACGGGCTGTACGGCTACAACGCGGTGCTCTGCGCCATCGCGCTGGGCGCCGTGTTCCTGACCCCCACCGCGTGGACCGCCGGTTACGCGGTACTCGCCGCCGTCGCCTCGGTCCCCTTCGCCGCCGCCTGGGAAGCCTTCGCCCAGTCGTTCGGCACAACCCCCTTCACCTGGCCGTTCACCGTGACGACCTGGCTCTTCCTGGCGGCCGGTCCGGCTCTGGACCGCCCCGGGCTCTCCTTCGGACACGCACCTTCGAGAAAGCAGACGTGA
- a CDS encoding urease subunit gamma — protein MNLAPREIDKLHVYVVADLARRRRDRGTKLNYSEAAALITEAVLEAARDGHTVAECMELGRRVVSGDDVMPGVREMLTVLQVETAFVDGTKLVTCHDPISA, from the coding sequence ATGAACCTCGCACCGCGGGAAATCGACAAACTCCATGTCTACGTGGTCGCGGACCTGGCCCGCCGCCGCCGCGACCGGGGAACCAAGCTCAACTACAGCGAAGCCGCCGCCCTGATCACCGAGGCCGTCCTGGAGGCCGCCCGCGACGGCCACACCGTCGCCGAATGCATGGAGTTGGGCCGCAGGGTCGTCTCCGGCGACGACGTGATGCCCGGCGTACGGGAGATGCTCACCGTCCTCCAGGTCGAGACGGCCTTCGTCGACGGGACGAAGCTGGTCACCTGCCACGACCCGATCAGCGCCTGA
- a CDS encoding urease subunit beta, whose amino-acid sequence MSGGAHYLYGDDPVEINANRARTRLTVANTGDRAVQIGSHYHFFEINRALRFDREAAYGMRLDIPSGTAVRFEPGDTREVELCAFAGSGRLTGFAGLVNGGLSAPDTRRDALRRAAELGFIHSDADSTETKNEGDRA is encoded by the coding sequence ATGTCGGGCGGAGCCCACTACCTCTACGGGGACGACCCCGTGGAGATCAACGCCAACCGGGCCAGGACCAGGCTCACCGTCGCCAACACCGGTGACCGTGCCGTCCAGATCGGGTCCCACTACCACTTCTTCGAGATCAACCGCGCGCTGCGCTTCGACCGCGAGGCCGCCTACGGCATGCGCCTGGACATCCCCTCCGGAACCGCCGTGCGCTTCGAGCCCGGCGACACCCGCGAGGTGGAGCTGTGCGCCTTCGCCGGCTCCGGCCGGCTCACCGGCTTCGCCGGACTCGTCAACGGGGGCCTGTCCGCCCCGGACACCCGGCGCGACGCGCTCCGTCGCGCCGCGGAACTCGGCTTCATCCACTCCGACGCCGACAGCACCGAGACCAAGAACGAAGGGGACCGGGCCTGA
- the ureC gene encoding urease subunit alpha, translating to MAIIPRKQYTDLFGPTVGDRFHLADTNLIVEVEYDHNAGSYGEEAVYGGGKAIRDGMAQDPSALNREGALDLVITNVVVLDPVLGVVKGDIGVRGGLIVGVGKAGNPHLQSGVDPKLVIGPGTEVISGEHLIATAGGVDTHIHFIAPQQAQEGLSNGITTFFGGGTGPTDGSNGTTCTPGPWNIHRMLEAVEDLPVNVGLLGKGNGSLPEALREQVEAGAAGLKVHEDWGATPASIDTALRVADEHDVQMAIHTDTLNEGGFYEDTLSAIDGRTIHTFHTEGAGGGHAPDIIRVSGEANVLPASTNPTLPYTVNAVDELLDMVMVCHHLSRDIPEDVSFADSRVRAETIAAETVLHDLGVISIFSSDSQAMGRVGESFVRAFQTAHHCKEMRGPLAEDSSRNDNARVLRYLAKLTINPATAVGAADVIGSLEPGKLADIVLWPIHSFAAKPKLIIKGGMVNWALMGDPNASLPTPQPVYYRPMFGTHGRAKQRTSVTFMSQASIAAGVPEELGLQRRIEPVQRCRTIGKQHMVRNDALPRIEVDPETYKVTVDGEPATIEPAERLPLNHLFYIV from the coding sequence ATGGCGATCATCCCGCGCAAGCAGTACACGGATCTGTTCGGTCCCACCGTGGGCGACCGGTTCCACCTGGCCGACACCAACCTGATCGTCGAGGTCGAGTACGACCACAACGCCGGTTCCTACGGGGAAGAGGCCGTCTACGGCGGCGGCAAGGCCATCCGGGACGGCATGGCCCAGGACCCGTCCGCGCTCAACCGCGAGGGCGCCCTGGACCTCGTCATCACCAACGTCGTCGTCCTCGACCCGGTCCTCGGCGTGGTCAAGGGCGACATCGGGGTCCGCGGCGGCCTGATCGTCGGCGTCGGCAAGGCGGGGAACCCGCACCTCCAGAGCGGCGTCGATCCCAAGCTCGTCATCGGCCCCGGCACCGAGGTGATATCCGGCGAGCACCTCATCGCCACCGCCGGAGGCGTCGACACGCACATCCACTTCATCGCGCCCCAGCAGGCCCAGGAGGGCCTGTCCAACGGCATCACCACCTTCTTCGGCGGCGGCACCGGCCCCACCGACGGATCCAACGGCACCACCTGCACCCCCGGCCCCTGGAACATCCACCGGATGCTGGAGGCCGTGGAGGACCTGCCGGTCAACGTGGGACTGCTCGGCAAGGGGAACGGCAGCCTGCCCGAGGCACTGCGCGAGCAGGTCGAGGCGGGGGCCGCCGGGCTGAAGGTGCACGAGGACTGGGGTGCCACCCCCGCCTCGATCGATACCGCGCTGCGGGTCGCCGACGAGCACGACGTACAGATGGCCATCCACACCGACACCCTCAACGAGGGCGGTTTCTACGAGGACACCCTGTCGGCGATCGACGGCCGGACCATCCACACCTTCCACACCGAGGGTGCGGGCGGCGGCCACGCCCCCGACATCATCCGGGTGTCGGGCGAGGCCAACGTACTGCCGGCCTCCACCAACCCGACCCTGCCGTACACGGTCAACGCGGTGGACGAGCTGCTGGACATGGTGATGGTCTGTCACCACCTGTCCCGTGACATCCCCGAGGACGTCTCGTTCGCCGACAGCCGGGTCCGCGCCGAGACGATCGCGGCCGAGACCGTGCTGCACGACCTCGGGGTCATCAGCATCTTCTCCTCGGACTCCCAGGCCATGGGCCGGGTCGGCGAGTCCTTCGTCCGCGCCTTCCAGACGGCGCACCACTGCAAGGAGATGCGCGGTCCGCTGGCGGAGGACAGCTCCCGCAACGACAACGCGCGGGTCCTGCGCTACCTGGCCAAGCTGACGATCAACCCCGCGACTGCGGTCGGCGCCGCGGACGTGATCGGCTCCCTGGAGCCCGGCAAGCTCGCCGACATCGTGCTCTGGCCGATCCACTCCTTCGCCGCCAAGCCCAAGCTGATCATCAAGGGCGGCATGGTCAACTGGGCCCTGATGGGCGACCCCAACGCCTCCCTGCCGACGCCGCAACCGGTGTACTACCGGCCGATGTTCGGCACCCACGGCCGCGCGAAGCAGCGCACCTCGGTGACGTTCATGTCGCAGGCGTCCATCGCCGCCGGGGTCCCCGAGGAGCTGGGGCTGCAACGGCGGATCGAACCCGTGCAGCGCTGCCGGACCATCGGCAAGCAGCACATGGTGCGCAACGACGCGCTGCCGCGCATCGAGGTGGACCCGGAGACGTACAAGGTCACCGTCGACGGAGAGCCCGCCACCATCGAGCCGGCCGAGCGGCTCCCGCTCAACCACCTCTTCTACATCGTCTGA
- a CDS encoding urease accessory protein UreF — MNDPIPIPALLTGLQLTDSAFPSGYYTLSHGLEGFQQARAVTPSGLPALLHDLLRHSVGPADATALALAHRAVTADDWEEVVAVEQRLHATKLGREARQAAVRTGRQLLDLAGEVYGTEQIERYRGLYRDGAVRGCQPVVAAVVHAGNGLPVRQAVTCELFAFAASFVGAAMRLRLTDHRRAQVVLHGAAPVIEETVDAALGREPADIGGCVPVADVMAGRHERAEARLFAS; from the coding sequence GTGAACGACCCGATACCGATCCCGGCCCTGCTGACCGGACTCCAGCTCACCGACTCGGCCTTCCCCAGCGGCTACTACACCCTCTCCCACGGCCTGGAGGGCTTCCAGCAGGCCCGCGCGGTCACCCCGTCCGGCCTGCCGGCGCTCCTGCACGACCTGCTGCGCCACAGCGTGGGTCCGGCCGACGCCACCGCCCTCGCGCTCGCCCACCGTGCGGTCACCGCCGACGACTGGGAGGAAGTGGTGGCCGTGGAACAGCGGCTGCACGCCACCAAACTGGGCCGGGAGGCCCGGCAGGCCGCCGTCCGCACCGGGCGGCAGCTGCTGGACCTGGCCGGCGAGGTGTACGGCACCGAGCAGATCGAGCGGTACCGGGGCCTCTACCGGGACGGCGCCGTACGCGGCTGCCAGCCGGTCGTCGCCGCCGTCGTCCACGCGGGCAACGGGCTGCCCGTCCGCCAGGCGGTCACCTGCGAACTGTTCGCCTTCGCGGCCAGTTTCGTGGGGGCCGCCATGCGGCTGCGGCTGACCGACCACCGCCGCGCGCAGGTCGTCCTGCACGGGGCCGCCCCGGTCATCGAGGAGACCGTCGACGCGGCCCTGGGGCGGGAACCGGCAGACATCGGCGGCTGCGTCCCGGTGGCCGACGTCATGGCCGGCCGCCACGAGCGCGCCGAGGCACGGCTGTTCGCCAGCTAG
- the ureG gene encoding urease accessory protein UreG gives MRRPKDGVLRVGVAGPVGSGKTALIEALVPMLIERGRTPAVITNDIFTTEDAAHVRRTLAGILDADRIVGVETGACPHTAVRDDPTMNQAAADELMERFPEVDTLLFESGGDNLTLTFSPALVDLFLFVLDTAEGDKMPRKRGPGITECELLVINKVDIAPYVRCDLGVMESDAHRVRDGRPVVLTNSLTGEGLGAIADFLLSHEAAQETASA, from the coding sequence ATGCGGCGGCCGAAGGACGGCGTACTGCGCGTCGGTGTCGCCGGACCGGTCGGCTCCGGCAAGACCGCCCTGATCGAAGCGCTCGTCCCGATGCTGATCGAACGCGGCCGGACCCCCGCCGTCATCACCAACGACATCTTCACCACCGAGGACGCCGCGCATGTGCGCCGCACCCTGGCCGGAATCCTCGACGCGGACCGGATCGTCGGCGTGGAGACCGGGGCCTGCCCGCACACCGCCGTCCGTGACGACCCGACGATGAACCAGGCGGCCGCGGACGAACTCATGGAGCGTTTCCCCGAGGTGGACACCCTGCTCTTCGAGAGCGGCGGGGACAACCTGACCCTCACCTTCAGCCCCGCGCTGGTCGACCTGTTCCTGTTCGTGCTGGACACCGCCGAGGGCGACAAGATGCCGCGCAAGCGCGGTCCGGGCATCACCGAGTGCGAACTGCTCGTCATCAACAAGGTGGACATCGCCCCCTACGTGCGGTGCGATCTCGGTGTCATGGAGTCGGACGCCCACCGCGTCCGGGACGGCCGGCCGGTGGTGCTGACCAACTCGCTCACCGGAGAGGGCCTCGGCGCCATCGCCGACTTCCTCCTGTCCCACGAAGCCGCCCAGGAGACGGCCTCCGCATGA
- a CDS encoding urease accessory protein UreD yields MLDLTGTPDTLAAGRPGKVGLLELRYVRVGERTELVDRYQKSPLQIMRPLYIDPARPDLPVTYLMSTGGGIIQADRNRIDIDCGPGTSVHLTTQAATKVHRMEFDHATQIVNLAVEEGSYVEYLPDSLIPYRDARFYQHTRVTVDPTATVLLGETIAAGRLARGERHAYRMLFSDLEIRRPDGTLLAVDTVRLDPQGPGPVTGPAVFADHDLMATLYAVTPLAPAARVADTLHEALAPTGLAFGASTLPDDCGAWVRVVGSDPPALTRAMRTAWDALRQLLIGVPAPDLRKT; encoded by the coding sequence ATGCTCGACCTCACCGGCACGCCGGACACCCTGGCCGCCGGGCGCCCCGGCAAGGTCGGTCTGCTCGAACTGCGCTACGTACGGGTGGGCGAGCGGACCGAGCTCGTCGACCGGTACCAGAAGTCACCGTTGCAGATCATGCGCCCGCTGTACATCGACCCGGCGCGGCCCGACCTCCCGGTGACCTATCTGATGTCGACCGGCGGCGGCATCATCCAGGCCGACCGCAACCGGATCGACATCGACTGCGGCCCCGGCACCTCGGTCCACCTGACCACACAGGCCGCGACCAAAGTGCACCGGATGGAGTTCGACCACGCGACCCAGATCGTCAACCTGGCGGTGGAAGAGGGGAGTTACGTCGAATACCTGCCGGACTCCCTGATCCCCTACCGGGACGCCCGCTTCTACCAGCACACCCGGGTGACCGTCGATCCGACCGCCACCGTGCTGCTGGGCGAGACGATCGCGGCCGGACGGCTGGCCCGCGGTGAACGGCACGCCTACCGCATGCTCTTCAGCGACCTGGAGATCCGGCGCCCCGACGGGACGCTCCTGGCCGTGGACACCGTCCGCCTCGATCCGCAGGGACCCGGTCCGGTCACCGGGCCCGCCGTCTTCGCGGACCACGACCTGATGGCCACCCTGTACGCGGTCACCCCGCTCGCCCCCGCGGCCCGGGTCGCCGACACGCTCCACGAGGCGCTCGCCCCGACCGGCCTGGCCTTCGGGGCGAGCACCCTGCCCGACGACTGCGGGGCCTGGGTCCGGGTCGTCGGCAGCGACCCGCCCGCCCTCACCCGGGCGATGCGCACCGCGTGGGACGCCCTGCGGCAGTTGCTCATCGGCGTCCCGGCCCCGGACCTGCGCAAGACCTGA
- a CDS encoding aldo/keto reductase has translation MRYRTIGTDPATRREVSVLSLGAMLMGTLTDEATSFAILDRYVEAGGTFIDTSDNYAFWVDGTRGGESEQLLGRWRRSRGIGDGIVIATKLGARPKAPGTDFSQGIVGLSAEVIRESAERSRERLGVEKLDLLYAHVQDQDVPLAETVEAFGELVAEGTVGLLGVSNHWAWQVERARAIAAAAGLPGYEVLQYHHTYLRRRTDSPGLFSPDGQEGVAAGDLLGYLRAEPALVPVAYSPLLSGGYVRADKPLGPDFDHPGTRARQAALRAVAEETGATVNQVVLAWLIGGEIPFVPLVGASSVAQLDESLAAVDLELTAEQRAVLDAAH, from the coding sequence ATGCGTTACCGCACCATCGGCACGGACCCCGCCACCCGCCGGGAGGTGAGTGTGCTCAGCCTCGGCGCCATGCTGATGGGCACCCTCACCGACGAGGCGACCTCGTTCGCGATCCTCGACCGGTACGTGGAGGCGGGCGGCACCTTCATCGACACGTCCGACAACTACGCGTTCTGGGTCGACGGCACGAGGGGAGGGGAGAGCGAGCAGCTGCTCGGCCGCTGGCGCCGCAGCCGTGGCATCGGCGACGGGATCGTCATCGCCACCAAGCTCGGGGCCCGGCCCAAGGCCCCCGGCACCGACTTCTCCCAGGGCATCGTGGGCCTCTCGGCCGAGGTGATCCGGGAATCCGCGGAACGCAGCCGCGAACGCCTCGGCGTGGAGAAGCTGGACCTGCTGTACGCACACGTCCAGGACCAGGACGTGCCGCTCGCCGAGACCGTCGAGGCCTTCGGGGAACTGGTCGCGGAGGGCACCGTCGGACTGCTCGGCGTGAGCAACCACTGGGCGTGGCAGGTGGAGCGGGCCCGCGCCATCGCCGCGGCCGCCGGTCTGCCCGGCTACGAGGTCCTCCAGTACCACCACACCTATCTGCGGCGGCGCACGGACTCGCCCGGCCTGTTCTCCCCGGACGGCCAGGAGGGCGTGGCCGCCGGGGACCTGCTCGGCTATCTGCGGGCCGAACCCGCACTCGTGCCGGTCGCCTACTCGCCCCTGCTGTCCGGCGGCTACGTCCGCGCGGACAAGCCGCTGGGCCCGGACTTCGACCACCCGGGCACCCGCGCCCGGCAGGCCGCGCTGCGGGCGGTGGCCGAGGAGACCGGGGCGACCGTCAACCAGGTGGTCCTGGCCTGGCTCATCGGCGGCGAGATCCCGTTCGTCCCGCTGGTCGGCGCTTCCTCGGTGGCGCAGCTGGACGAGAGCCTGGCCGCGGTGGACCTGGAGCTGACCGCGGAGCAGCGGGCGGTGCTGGACGCGGCGCACTGA
- a CDS encoding 3-hydroxybutyrate dehydrogenase, with protein sequence METPQRPDAGPAAPPTVPPPADPLLAGRTALVTGAASGIGRACAQTLAAAGAHVHVVDKAADAAKSLAEAIGGTAWVVDLSVPDAVDALPADVDIVVNNAGLQHVAPVHEFPPDRFALIQRVMVETPFRILRRTLPGMYERGWGRVVNISSVHGLRASPYKSAYVTAKHALEGLSKVVALEAAEHGVTSNCVCPGYVRTPLVENQIADQARTHGISEEEVVGRVMLERSAIKRLIDPEDVAEAVLWLCGPRTGHITGTSLSMDGGWTAN encoded by the coding sequence ATGGAGACTCCTCAGCGCCCGGACGCCGGGCCCGCCGCCCCGCCCACCGTCCCGCCGCCCGCGGACCCGCTGCTCGCCGGGCGCACCGCCCTGGTGACCGGTGCCGCGAGCGGGATCGGGCGGGCCTGCGCCCAGACCCTGGCGGCGGCCGGCGCCCATGTGCACGTGGTGGACAAGGCCGCCGACGCGGCGAAGAGCCTGGCGGAGGCGATCGGCGGGACGGCGTGGGTGGTCGATCTCTCCGTCCCCGACGCGGTGGACGCCCTGCCCGCCGACGTGGACATCGTGGTCAACAACGCCGGGCTCCAGCACGTCGCGCCCGTGCACGAATTCCCGCCGGACCGCTTCGCGCTGATCCAGCGCGTCATGGTGGAGACCCCGTTCCGCATCTTGCGCCGGACCCTTCCGGGCATGTACGAACGCGGCTGGGGGCGCGTGGTCAACATCTCGTCGGTGCACGGACTGCGGGCCAGCCCTTACAAATCGGCCTATGTGACGGCCAAACACGCACTGGAGGGACTCAGCAAGGTGGTCGCGCTCGAAGCGGCGGAGCACGGGGTGACGAGCAACTGCGTCTGCCCCGGGTACGTACGCACCCCCCTGGTCGAGAACCAGATCGCGGACCAGGCCCGTACGCACGGCATCTCCGAGGAGGAGGTGGTGGGCCGGGTCATGCTGGAACGCAGCGCGATCAAGCGGCTGATCGACCCCGAGGACGTCGCCGAGGCCGTGCTGTGGCTCTGCGGACCGCGTACCGGGCACATCACCGGAACCTCGCTCTCCATGGACGGCGGCTGGACCGCCAACTGA